The following DNA comes from Granulicella sibirica.
TAACTATGTAGACCGCTGGCGCGACAGACGAGAGAAGTTCTATAGCATCGACCGGCATCAGTTTCCCAATCGGCGCTTCATCGGCACAGAGAGCGTCGCTTTGAGAGCTCCCCGTGGCTCCTATAAGATCGGCGCGGAATCGGCCGTATATGTCGAGAAGAGTAGCAACCTGCTGGTCGAGGTCGAGCAGTTGCAACGTTTTATTCAGACCTATGACTACGTGAGCGGCGACTTCATTTGGACAGGAATCGATTACCTGGGGGAGGCGACATGGCCGGCAAAGGGATCTTCCTGTGGCGTGCTTGATACCTGCGGCTTTCGCAAGGACAGTTACTACTTCTATCAAAGCCTCTGGACCAGTAAGCCTGTTCTGCATCTTTCTCCCCACTGGAACTGGAAGGGGCATGAAGGCACGGTTGTCTCGATTCTCTGCTATACCAACTGCGACACCGTGGAACTCTTTGTGAATGGCAAAAGCTGGGGAGTAAAAGGGTATGCATTTCCAAGTCCGGGCATGGAAGAGCACTATGCGAACTACCCGGCACGCGCAAAGGTACTGCAGACCACGGCCGATCTTCATCTGTCCTGGGACGTACCCTATGAAGCCGGAACGGTAAAGGCCGTGGGCACGAAGAACGGGCAGGTTGTCAGCACGGTGGAGGTTGCAACAACAGGGGAGCCAGCACGGCTGTTTCTCTCATCAGATCGCGTAACACTCGATGCGGATGGCCGCGATGTAGCTCATGTGACAGTGGAAGTGCGGGACAGCAATGGGCGTTGCGTTCCGACTGCTGACCATGCCGTAACCTTGCAGGTTCGGGGAGAAGGCAAACTTCTCGGCATGGACAATGGCGATCCAGTAAACCACGAGAGCTATAAAGGCACGCAGCATAGCGTGTTCCATGGTCTGTGCCTTGCACTTATCGGCACCACAGAGCGTGCCGGAGCAATCGAGATTGTGGCGTCTTCGCGCGGGTTGGCGCAAGCCGCTCTTACATTGACGACGCGGCGCTCATAGGGTCTGCTGAGAGGCCATGTGCAGGTGAGGAATCGAACAGGCCATCGCTCGACGTGAAAAGATGGCGCGCATAGAGGAAGGCATGGTTGCATGGACTTACTAAGGGTTACAGAGAGGTTCGGATGCGGATCGTACAGGAAGTACCTAGCGACGGTGGTGGTGAGTAAACGGCCCAAAGGAAACGTTCTTCTAGCAGCTTTCCTCGCGTTCGCCACTGTCCTGCAGGCGCAATCGCCGCGCCGCCCCGTTGACTACGTGAATCCTCTCATCGGTACTGCCCCCATCACTGACAAGCAATACCTGGGCAGCAACCCGGCGCCGGGCGAGGAGCTTTACTCCGGGACTGTGAACCCGTGCGCCATGGTCCCAGATCCAGCCGGGTACCTTTGTGTGGGTCCTGTAACGGGCTTTGACGGCGCGTATCACGTGCGCGGCTCGGGGTACCGCTTTGATGACCCAACGATCATGGGATTTACGCAGATGAACGGCGAGTACAGCGATGAAAACCGGCTGTTGTTCATGCCGACGGTCGGCGCTATCAAGACCTCTCCGGGCACCCGCACCGCTCCAGGTTCGGGGTATCGCTCAACCAAGGATTCACAAAGCGAACGGGCATCGGCAGGATACTATTCCGTTTCCTTGGGGACGTATGGTGTTCGAGTGGAACTGACTGCGACGGCGCACTGTGCCTTCCACCGCTATACCTTCCCCGCATCGCAGCAGGCGAACATCCTCGTTGACTTAGGTACTGCGCGTCCCGCGGTCACGAACGCCTCTGTTTCCGTCGTTGGCAAGCACACGCTTGAGGGGTCTCAGACCGGGCGTAACAGCACCGTCTACTTTCGTGCCGAGTTCAGCAAGGACTTCGCGTCTTCGGGAACATGGAAGGATGGTGCTGTAACTGCTGGAAGCTCCGAGGCCAGCGGAACTCCTGTTGGCGCCTATCTCACATTCGACACTTCAAACCAGGAGCAGGTCCTTGTAAAGGTAGGCACGTCTACCGTTAGCCTGGCTGATGCGGCTGCCCATTTGAAGAAGGAGATGCCGCAAGAAGCAGACTTTGAAGCCATCAAAGGCCAGGCCAGGGCACTCTGGAGCCAGATACTGGACCGGATGGTCGTAACCGGCGGGTCCGCGCGCGATCGGGTTAACTTCTACACCGCTGTGTATCGTACGGCTGCCGGTCCAAAGTATTCGTGGTTTCCGTTCTACGATTCCGCTGGAATGATTCTTGCTCGAGGAGACGATTGGGTTTCCCGACGGATGGCAGGCAAGGGAAGTTTCTGGGGATGGCACTGGGGCGGTGGATACTGGGGCCCCGGAAACGTGTCAAGCCTGCTGGGTTTGTACAAGATAGGCTTTCACGACCTTGACCTGAAGGCTGCGTATCAGGACCTGCACAACCAGGCCATGAACGGCGGTGGCCCGGCAGGGGCAGCCTATCGTAAGTATGGATACATACCTGCGGACCTTGGAGTCAGGGACTATGTCAATCGTTCCATCGGGTTGTCGATGGATGACCGGTCCATGTCTGAGTTGGCCAGGCTCGTTGGCAATGAAACTGATTCTGAATTCTTTCTGAAGCGATCACAAAGTTACAAGACACTCTACAACCCGTCGGTTGGGTTCTTTGCGCCACGTCATGCAGATGGGTCCTGGATGCCTCCCTTGGATCCCGTGGAGCCTCACGCCGAAGACGTGTATCGAGAAGGCAACGCATGGAATTATCTGTGGTTCAACACGGTCGACATGCCTGGACTCATCGATCTGCTGGGTGGTCCCAGCAGGTTTGCCGCAAGGCTGGACACGTTCTTTTCCGCACCCTATCAGCCGAAAGTACCGCTGCGTGACCTGACAGGCGTCATCGGTTTATATTTCCATGGCAATGAGCAGTACCGGCACGTTCCCTACCTCTATAACTATGTCAAGCAGCCGTGGAAGACGCAGGCGCTGGTTCGCAGAATCCAAACCGAGTTATACCGCCCAGTCCCCGCTGGCTTATGCGGCATGGACGATTACGGGGATCTGGAGGGCTGGTATGTAACCAGTGCGCTTGGATTCCTCCAGGTGGATCTCTCAAGCAAGGTCTATGAGATCGGAAGTCCGATTTTCCCGAAAGTGGAGGTCAAGCTGCCAGGAAGAAGCGGAGGCACCTTCGTGATTCAGGCGAACCACGTTTCGGCAGACAATAAGTACATACAGTCGGCCAAGTTGAATGGCAGACCACTTAATGTTCCCCGCTTAGATCAAGCAGACATGGTTGCGGGCGGCAGCCTCGTTTTCGAGATGGGTCCAAAGCCGAACTTTAACTGGGGAACGGGTAATTAGCCAAAGCCGGTCAGCTGCCGACGTCCTGCGCGTCCGTGGAAGCTCTGATACGCAAATGGAAGTCGTCGCCTCTTGCCGGGAACATGGCTCAGAGGCAAGTGAGAGGCTTGGCCTTGGAGCAGACGTTCGTTCGAAGTGAACATAAGTCTTCCGCGGAGGCAGTTCCGGTTTGGCGCCTCCACTGGTCCGCTCTTAACGCGACGCCGCGGACATCCATGGTGATCGACACCGTGAGCAAAGCCGTGCTGAACCCGCTACGTGAACAACGCATCGCTATGTTTGACGCGTTGCACCTTCCGTAGCACCAGCACGCAGGTTCAGGGCTGCAGCGGCAGAAAGCGCGGACTGAAGGCATGCCGGATATGCACGGGGTCTCCGGCCGGGTTGAGCACCCCTGTATCCGGGTTGATGGCGAAGACCGCGGCGGTGTCACTGTCGTGGTTGGTAACCAGCAGCCAGCGGCCACTGGGATCGAAGTCGAAGTTGCGCGGCGTTCTGCCTCCGGAGGGGATGTCCTGCAGCGGAGACAGCCGGCCAGAGGCCCGGTCGATGGCGAAGACAGCAACGCTGTTGCGTCCTCGATTGGTGGCGTACAGGAATCGTCCGTTGGGATGGACCCTGATCTCGGCGCTCGTGCTCACGCCCTTGAAGTCAGCCGGCAGGGCTGAGATCTGCTGTTTCTCGTTCAGCGTTCCGCGCTTTGCATCCCAGTCATACAACAGGATGGAGCTTCCCATCTCCGTGATCAGGTAGGCCCACCTGCCGTTTGGGTGAAAGGTGATGTGGCGCGGGCCGGAGCCCTGTGGCGCCTGGACCGTCTCCGGATCGGATGGTGTGAGCGATCCCGTTGCGGCATCGAACCGGTAGATAAAGATCTTGTCCAGGCCAAGGTCGGCAACCAGCACAAACCGGTTGGATGGGTCCACAAGGATGGAGTGCGCAAAGGCACGCGTCTGCCGCAGCGGATTCACGCTATGGCCGGTGTGCTGTATGAAGGCGGTGCGCTCTCCAAGGGTGCCGTCCGGTCGCAGGGCGTAAGCGGCTATGTTTCCACCCTGGTAGTTCGCCACGAACGCGAAGCGTGCTGTCTTATCCAGGCTGATGTAGCTGGGATCGCCGCCTCCGCTTGGCTTCTGGTTCAGCAGCGTGAGATGTCCGGTTGCGCGATCCACAGCGTACGCAGCGATGAACGCCGGAGTGCCGCAGGTGTACAGGAACCGGTGTGACGGATCGAAGACAAAGTACGCTGGCGCATCCGCCTGCAGCATCAACTGCGGATCGGTAAGGTGACCGGTTGCGGAGTCGAACCGGCCGATAGAAAATCCCTCACCTGGCCCGCTCGAGTGCGAGCCGAACACGACCGCCAGGTTCTGTGCGTGGGCAGCCAGTCCGAACGAGAGAGCAAGGAGGCTGCCCGTAATTCGCAACGCCAGATTAAGCATGAGGACACCTTCGAAAACAGTTGAGTGCTACACTGCGGAAAGATGGCGCGTCATTACCCCGGTGCGCCCTGCATGACAACGCTGTCATTCTCCATTGAGTATGCCCCAAGTTCGAGGGATACCGCTGGAGAGCGCCTAGGAACCGATACCTTCCAACGCTTTGGAGTGCCTGATGGAAACCTTGCGACATGTACTGCGCACCGCCGCTATGCTTGGGCTTGCGGCCTCGATCTCAGCCGAGGGGCAGAGCACTGCGAAGCCCGACCTTACCAAGGAACCCACCCTCTACGTAATCGGCTATGCGCATCTGGACACCGAATGGCGCTGGGAATACCCACAGGTTATCGATGAGTACATCCGCAAGACCATGCAGGACAACTTCCGTCTCATTGAGAAGTATCCGCACTATACGTTCAACTTCAGCGGAGCCAATCGCTACCGTTTTATGAAGGAGTACTTTCCCGCGGACTATGCACGGGTAAAGCAGTATGTTGCCGACGGCCGGTGGTACCCGGCGGGCTCCTCCATGGAGGAGGGCGATGTGAATGCTCCCAGTGCGGAGGCGCTCATCCGCCAGGTGCTGTATGGCAACAACTGGTTTCGCAAGGAGTTCGGGAAGAGCAGCGCGGAGTACATGCTGCCGGATTGCTTCGGTTTCCCTTCCTCTTTGCCCAGTATTCTTGCGCATGCGGGGGTGAAGGGATTTTCCACGCAGAAGCTGGTGTGGGGATCGTCAGCCCCTGGAGGCGGACAGGAATCGCTGGAGAGGACGCCGGAAGGAACTCCGTTCAACGTGGGCGTCTGGGTGGGTCCGGACGGCAGGAGCGTCCTCGCAGGGCTGAATCCCGGGAGCTACAACGGCACCATTAACACGGACCTGAGCGCGCCGCTTCCGCCTGACGCTGCCAACCCGGAACTCGCCGATATCCAAAAGAAGCTCGCCACGCTGAATGACACCATGAGGCAGAACCGGACTGCCGGCCGGCCCTTCAGCCAGAAGGATCGTGAGGAGCGCGACCTGCTTCGCAGCCGGCAGTCACAGATCACCACATGGCAGAAGGAGCATTCGCTGTCCCGGTTCCAGGGCGACTGGGCTGCGCGGGTGATGAATAACGGCAAGGTCACCGGCCTGTTTACGGATTACCACTACTACGGTACCGGTGATGTCGGAGGTGCTCCGCGCGAGGATTCCGTCAAGCGCCTGGAAGCCATCATCACCAAGGGCAGCGTGAGTCTCGCAGGCGCAGACGCTCCGGTGAATGTCGGCGATGGTCCCGTGCATGTCCTTTCCGCGAAGGCAGATGACATGTTCCTGAACATCACACCGGCGGAGACGGAAACGCTGCCGCGCTACACCGGCGAAATGGAGTTGACGAACCACTCCGCCGGATCTCTGACATCGCAGGCGTATCAGAAGCGCTGGATCCGTCACCAGGAATTGTTGGCGGACGCGGCGGAAAAATCGTCCGTTGCGGCCCTGTTGCTGGGAACGCGCACCTATCCGTTGCAGCGTTTGAACGATGCGTGGACGCTGACCATGGGCGCGCACTTCCATGACATCGCGGCGGGCACCGCCACGCCCCGAGCGTACGAGTTCGCGTGGAACGATGATGTGATCGCAATGAACCAGTTTGCCGGTGTGCTGCAGAGCACGGTACAGGGTGTTGCGTCCTCCCTGAACACCTCTGTGAAGGGCGTCCCGGTGGTGGTCTTCAATCCGCTGAACATCGCCCGTGAAGATGTTGTGGAGGCCAAGGTCAACTGGCCCACGGGAGTTCCCAGGGCCGTCCGCGTGCTCGGTCCTGACGGTAAGGAGATCCCGTCGCAGATCAGCGGCGACAGCGTCCTCTTTGCGGCCAGCCTGCCGTCGGTAGGATATGGTGTCTTCGATCTTCAACCCGCATCGTCGGCCCCCCGGACGTCGTCGTTGAAGGTATCGAAGACGGGGCTGGAGAATGACTTTTACCGCGTCACACTGAACGATGCGGGAGATGTGACCAGCATCTACGACAAGACGGTCAGCAAGGAGATGCTGGCTGCTCCGGCCCGTCTTGCGCTTTCCTACGACAATCCCGCGCAGTGGCCCGCATGGAACATGGACTGGGACCAGGAGCAGGCCGCGCCAAAGGAGTACGTCTCAGGACCTGCCGCCATCCGCGTGGTGGAGAACGGGCCCGTCCGCGTTGCTGTGGAAGTGTCGCGCGATACTGCCGGTTCGCACTTCGTGCAGACCATTAGCCTGTCCGCTGGCGACAGTGGACGGCGCCTTGAATTTGGAAACGTCATCGACTGGAAGACCAAGGAATCAAACCTGAAGGCGACGTTCCCGCTGGCCGCGTCCAATGACATGGCCACCTACAACTGGGACATCGGAACCATCGAGCGGCCCACAGCCGAGCCGAAGAAGTTCGAAGTGCCGTCGCACCAATGGATCGACCTGACAGACAAGTCCGGAACCTTTGGCGCAACCATCCTTACGGACAGCAAGAACGGTTCAGACAAACCGACGGACAACACCCTGCGGCTGACGCTGCTTCGCTCCCCGGGGGTCAAGGCCGGCTATCCTGACCAAGCCACACAGGACTTCGGCCACCATGAGTTCGTCTACGGCTTCTCCGGTCACGCCGGTGGATGGCGCGATGCGCAGACGGACTGGCAGGCGCAGCGGCTCAACGCTCCGCTTTACGCCTTCCAGGCAGCCAGGCATGAGGGTTCGCTCGGCAGGACGTATTCGCTCCTGAAGGTCAGCAATCCACGCATCCGCGTGCTCGCGGTGAAGAAAGCGGAACTCAGCGACGAAGTGATCGTGCGCCTGGTGGAACTCGACGGCAAGCCGCAGCAGGATGTGAAGCTTTCGTTCGCGAAGAGCATCACCAGCGCGCGCGAGGTCAATGGGCAGGAACAGCCGGTTGGCGATGCCACAGTCCGCGACGGCGTTCTTCCAACATCCTTCGGGAGCTACCAGCCGCGTTCGTTCGCGGTACGCTTTGCCGCGCCGGTACCGGTGGCAACTTCGGTGCACTCCACGCCTGTGGCGCTGGCGTATGACCTCGCGGCCGCAAGCAGCGATGGACAGGCTGCCACGGCGGGCTTTGACGGCAAGGGCAACACCTACCCGGCGGAGATGCTGCCCTCGCAGATACAGTTCAACGATGTCAGCTTCCAGTTGGCGGCCGCGAAGACGGGATCGCCAAACGCCCTGACGGCGAAGGGGCAGACCATTGCACTGCCCGCGGGCCGGTTCAACCGTGTGTACATCCTGGCCGCTTCTGCCAGGGGCGATCAGCTCGCAACCTTTACAGTCGGCACCAAGGTGGCGGACGTGACGATCCAGGACTGGGGTGGCTATATCGGCCAGTGGGACAACCGCAAGTGGAGTTCCCCGGACATTTCGCACGATCATTACGGCGACATGGTCGGCATGACACCGGGTTTCATCAAGCGTTCCGACCTTGCGTGGTACGCAAGCCATCACCATGATGCCACCGGCCGGAATGTCGATTATTCCTACTCATATCTCTTCGCCTATGGGATAGACGTTCCCCCCGGGGCGCGGACGATCCAGTTACCCACCAACGACGCAGTCCGCATCATGGCCATCTCTGTCGCGAATGAAGATGCGGCGATCACGCCTGCGCACCCGCTGTACGATGTTCTCCCGGCAGCCGCGGGCGGCGGCAGGACACAGTAGTACCCAACGAACTTCGGCGGGAGGATAGCGATTGAAACGCCACAGCACGGAAAGGTGCGGTGCAGGGGACGCCGCACCTGGAGAAGCAGGAACAGCCACGCATCGGGTCGCTACGCCGCGGCAGGGAGGACATACATGCTGCATACCTTGACGCGCCGCTCGTTCCTTGCAGCCTCCGTTCAATCCGTCGCAGCCGCCCGCTGGTGCACGGCAGAGGAACGCTCTGGAACGCTCGTTTACATGAGTTCAAGCGATGCCAAGGCAGGTGGCGGCATCTACGTTGGGCGCTGGAATGCCCATGACGGCACCCTCGCGGGATACAGGCGGGTCGCGGACATCTCCACCACGTTCATGACGGACAATCGCGGCGGCGGTGAGCGGTTCCTCTACGCGGGACACCAGACGGGCAAAGACATAGGCGGCTTGAGCGGATACAGGATCGCACTCGATGGCGACCTTCAACCGGTGAACACGGTCACGGCCCCGGGCGCCAGCTTTTCTCATCTCGCCTGTGACCGTACCGGGCAGTGCATCGTCGCACCGAACTATGCCGCGGGCTTTACGTTGTCGGCAAAAATAGCCCAGGATGGACGGCTCAGTGACTTCATCTCGAACATCCCGCAGCAAGGCAATGGTCCGATTGCCGACCGCCAGGCCGGACCCCATCCGCATGGTGTTGCCATCGCGCCAAACAATCGGTTCGCCTACATCAACGATCTAGGTGCCGACCGTATCTTCATCTTCCGGTTGGATGCTGCCGCGGGAACGATTACGCCGGCTGATCCGCCCGCGTTCGTGATGCCTGCGGGTTCCGGGCCGCGCCACCTGGCGTTCCACCCAAACGGCAGGTGGGCGTATTCCATCAATGAATTGAACTCAACCCTGACACTCTTCCACTGGAGCGCCCAGACAGGAGCCCTGACGGCCATTGCCACCACACCGACGATGAGCAGCGGAGGAGATGTCGCGCATAACCGGGCGGGCGAGATCGCCTTTGATCGTGAGGGGCATTTTCTTTATTGCTGCAACCGGGGTGCGGTTGAGGAGCTGCCCATCTTCCGCGTGGGACCGGACGGACGCCTGACGTTCATTGCGCGTACTTCACTTCATGGGACGGAGGCCCGTCACTTCGTTGTCTCGACCGATGACGGCTTTCTGCTTGTGGCGAACCAGTTCAGCAACGCCGTGAGCATATTTCAACGAGACCGCGGAGCGGGATTATTGTCTCTTCGCAATCAGACCTACCCGCTTCGCGGGGCTTCGTGCGTCGTCTTCGTTTAAGGGCTTGCAGCCGCAGGACTCGCGTGCGATGAACCTGGTTGGCAACACAATGGACTGTTGGGTCTTCGGGCCGGTTCCCTTGAGGCGCTGGATCAGCAGTCGCGCTGCCTCGTAGCCGAACTCTTCCGTAGGTTGGCGGACAGCCGATACGGTTGGATGGATCATGTCCGCCAGGTCGAAGTCATCAAAGGAGACAAACGCAACATCCTTGCGCAGACGCTTGTCATTGTGCTTCAAGCCACGCAAGGCCGCGATGGTGCAGACCCAGTTCATGGTGATCACTGCATCCGCCTTGTGCTGCTTCAAAACAACTTCGTCGAGCCACTCCCGCGTGATAGAACTCTCATGCTCCACAAGCGCAATCCTGGACTCCAGTCCCGCTTTGCGCATGGCGTCCCGGTAACCAGCGATGCGTTCCACGGAGGTGTGAAGCCAGGGGCGTGTAGAGAGCGCAAGAATCCGCTCATACCCGTGTTCGAGCAGATGCTGGACCGCGTTCCTGACGCTGCGCCGGTTGTCAATCATCACGGAATCAAACGAAGCCTTGCGCATCGGCTGGTCCAGTGTGACCACGTGGAAGTCAGGCGGGATGATGTCCAGAAAGTTGCTCTTGGGACTGCCCACCGGCGAGATGATGAGACCTTCAATCTGGTGCCGAATCAGGCTCTCCACCTCGGAACGCTCCACGTCGGGGTCCCACCCGGAGCTCGCCAGGATCACAATGTAGCCGTTAACACGGGCAACCTCCTGAACGGCCTTGACTGCATTGAAGGCGAACGGGTCAGCCAGGTTCTTGACTACCATGCCGATGGTCGCAGACTTTCGTGCCTTGAGTCCGCGGGCCAGCTCATTCGGGCGATAGCCCAGGTGGGCCATGGCTCTCTGCACTTTCTCCAGGGTGCTGCTGCTCACGGAGACTTCTCGGTTTAGAACCCGCGATGCCGTCTTCAGGGACACGCCTGCCTCGCGGGCCACATCGACCAGCGTAACGGAGTTCGAACTCCTGGCTATACCCATGCAGAGGCATCCTCGTTGCACGGCAATCATACCTGACGAAATGAAGGCCAGACTGCGCGGTCGAGAAGCAGGACCGACGGTCAAGAGTCGGCGCCGCACTCTGGACAACGTTGTCATCTTCCAGTATTTTCTTCCTACAGTCAGGCGTGCCATTCAGCAAGCGGGCTACTCCTCAAAGCAGACAGAGACCCTTCATGACGAATCTCACACGCCGAAGCGTGATCAAAAGCGGGATCGCGGCCTCCGCAGGCATTATTGGACCAGGTACGGTGTTTGCGGCTGCGGAGAGCGCCGCCGGCGCGCAGGCAGGCAAGCCGGTCCGGGAGCCTGCTCCCGGCGAGCCGCTTTCCCCGCGTCAGAGATTGCTGCTCGACTTCGGGTGGAGCTTTCACCTTGGGAATGCAGACTCAGCAGCGGAAGATTTCAGTTATGGCTTGCCGGCAGTGGAGGGGACCTTCGCCAAGTCAGGGCAGATCGTCGGCCACAACAACGTGAAGAATGGCAAGGTGAGCCAACTGCCGCGTGATGACAGCGGCTGGCAGACCGTCGACTTGCCGCACGATTGGGCGCTGGACCTGCCCTTTGTGTCCGTGGAGGGGCCATTCGTTTCGGCACACGCTGCCCATGGAGGCAAGCCGCTGGGCCGCAACTTCCCCAAGACAAGCATCGGCTGGTACCGCCGCAGGTTTGATGTTCCCGCTGAGGACAAGGGAACGCGGATCAGTCTTGAATTTGACGGTGTCTTCCGCGATTGCTTTGTTGTGCTGAACGGCTTCCTCCTTGGCAGAAACTTCAGCGGCTACTCTCCGTTCAGCTTCGACATCACCGACTTTGTCGAGTATGGTGGCACGAACCTGATTGAGGTGCGTGTCGACGCCACGTTGAACGAAGGCTGGTATTACGAAGGCGCCGGCATCTATCGCCACACCTGGTTGACCAGGACGCGGCCGCTGCATGTTGCGCAGTGGGGAACTACCGTGCGGTCGGAGATTCGTGGCACGGGTGCGGAGGTCACGATCGAGACCGAGTTGCAGAATGAGAGCGACGCTCCGGCACGTGGACCGCTGGTGTATACCGTCTCCGGTCCCGCTGGCGAAACGGCCGCCACGGTTCGGGGCAAGGCGTTTGAGATTGCGCCGTGGAGCAGCCTCACCCTGAAGAACGCGGTGCCGGTGGCACAGGCGAAGCTGTGGTCGCTTGACACGCCCAACCTGTATCGCGTGTTTACACAGGTGGAAAGCGACGGCGCTATCGTGGATCATGATGCGACCACCTTTGGCATCCGGTCCATCCGCTTTGACCCGGACAAGGGCTTCTTCCTCAACGGGGAACCCGTCAAGATCAAAGGAACGTGCAATCACCAGGACCATGCCGGCGTAGGCATCGCAGTCCCGGATGCGATTCACGTGGAACGTGTCGCCGCGTTGAAGAAGATGGGCTCCAACGGATGGAGGGCAGCGCATAACACCGTCGCCGCGGAGGTGCTGGATGCCTGTGACCAGTTGGGCATGCTGGTGATGGCGGAGGCGCGCATCATGTCTTCGTCGCCTGAGGGGTTGAGCGAACTGGAGCGGATGGTGAGGCGTGACCGAAACCACCCCAGCATCGTGATCTGGTCCCTTGCGAATGAAGAACATTACCAGGGCAACGACACCGGCGCCCGCATCCTCACCAGCATGAAACGGCTGTGCAAGCAGCTCGACCCCACCAGGCCTCTGACGGGTGCAATGAACGGCGGATGGGGCCACGGCATCTCGGGTGTGGTGGATGTGCAGGGCTTCAACTACTGGAACGGCGCAGCTGAGGCAGACCCGGCAAAGAACATTGACGAGTTTCACCGCAGCTT
Coding sequences within:
- a CDS encoding GH92 family glycosyl hydrolase produces the protein MDLLRVTERFGCGSYRKYLATVVVSKRPKGNVLLAAFLAFATVLQAQSPRRPVDYVNPLIGTAPITDKQYLGSNPAPGEELYSGTVNPCAMVPDPAGYLCVGPVTGFDGAYHVRGSGYRFDDPTIMGFTQMNGEYSDENRLLFMPTVGAIKTSPGTRTAPGSGYRSTKDSQSERASAGYYSVSLGTYGVRVELTATAHCAFHRYTFPASQQANILVDLGTARPAVTNASVSVVGKHTLEGSQTGRNSTVYFRAEFSKDFASSGTWKDGAVTAGSSEASGTPVGAYLTFDTSNQEQVLVKVGTSTVSLADAAAHLKKEMPQEADFEAIKGQARALWSQILDRMVVTGGSARDRVNFYTAVYRTAAGPKYSWFPFYDSAGMILARGDDWVSRRMAGKGSFWGWHWGGGYWGPGNVSSLLGLYKIGFHDLDLKAAYQDLHNQAMNGGGPAGAAYRKYGYIPADLGVRDYVNRSIGLSMDDRSMSELARLVGNETDSEFFLKRSQSYKTLYNPSVGFFAPRHADGSWMPPLDPVEPHAEDVYREGNAWNYLWFNTVDMPGLIDLLGGPSRFAARLDTFFSAPYQPKVPLRDLTGVIGLYFHGNEQYRHVPYLYNYVKQPWKTQALVRRIQTELYRPVPAGLCGMDDYGDLEGWYVTSALGFLQVDLSSKVYEIGSPIFPKVEVKLPGRSGGTFVIQANHVSADNKYIQSAKLNGRPLNVPRLDQADMVAGGSLVFEMGPKPNFNWGTGN
- a CDS encoding lactonase family protein produces the protein MLNLALRITGSLLALSFGLAAHAQNLAVVFGSHSSGPGEGFSIGRFDSATGHLTDPQLMLQADAPAYFVFDPSHRFLYTCGTPAFIAAYAVDRATGHLTLLNQKPSGGGDPSYISLDKTARFAFVANYQGGNIAAYALRPDGTLGERTAFIQHTGHSVNPLRQTRAFAHSILVDPSNRFVLVADLGLDKIFIYRFDAATGSLTPSDPETVQAPQGSGPRHITFHPNGRWAYLITEMGSSILLYDWDAKRGTLNEKQQISALPADFKGVSTSAEIRVHPNGRFLYATNRGRNSVAVFAIDRASGRLSPLQDIPSGGRTPRNFDFDPSGRWLLVTNHDSDTAAVFAINPDTGVLNPAGDPVHIRHAFSPRFLPLQP
- a CDS encoding alpha-mannosidase, whose protein sequence is METLRHVLRTAAMLGLAASISAEGQSTAKPDLTKEPTLYVIGYAHLDTEWRWEYPQVIDEYIRKTMQDNFRLIEKYPHYTFNFSGANRYRFMKEYFPADYARVKQYVADGRWYPAGSSMEEGDVNAPSAEALIRQVLYGNNWFRKEFGKSSAEYMLPDCFGFPSSLPSILAHAGVKGFSTQKLVWGSSAPGGGQESLERTPEGTPFNVGVWVGPDGRSVLAGLNPGSYNGTINTDLSAPLPPDAANPELADIQKKLATLNDTMRQNRTAGRPFSQKDREERDLLRSRQSQITTWQKEHSLSRFQGDWAARVMNNGKVTGLFTDYHYYGTGDVGGAPREDSVKRLEAIITKGSVSLAGADAPVNVGDGPVHVLSAKADDMFLNITPAETETLPRYTGEMELTNHSAGSLTSQAYQKRWIRHQELLADAAEKSSVAALLLGTRTYPLQRLNDAWTLTMGAHFHDIAAGTATPRAYEFAWNDDVIAMNQFAGVLQSTVQGVASSLNTSVKGVPVVVFNPLNIAREDVVEAKVNWPTGVPRAVRVLGPDGKEIPSQISGDSVLFAASLPSVGYGVFDLQPASSAPRTSSLKVSKTGLENDFYRVTLNDAGDVTSIYDKTVSKEMLAAPARLALSYDNPAQWPAWNMDWDQEQAAPKEYVSGPAAIRVVENGPVRVAVEVSRDTAGSHFVQTISLSAGDSGRRLEFGNVIDWKTKESNLKATFPLAASNDMATYNWDIGTIERPTAEPKKFEVPSHQWIDLTDKSGTFGATILTDSKNGSDKPTDNTLRLTLLRSPGVKAGYPDQATQDFGHHEFVYGFSGHAGGWRDAQTDWQAQRLNAPLYAFQAARHEGSLGRTYSLLKVSNPRIRVLAVKKAELSDEVIVRLVELDGKPQQDVKLSFAKSITSAREVNGQEQPVGDATVRDGVLPTSFGSYQPRSFAVRFAAPVPVATSVHSTPVALAYDLAAASSDGQAATAGFDGKGNTYPAEMLPSQIQFNDVSFQLAAAKTGSPNALTAKGQTIALPAGRFNRVYILAASARGDQLATFTVGTKVADVTIQDWGGYIGQWDNRKWSSPDISHDHYGDMVGMTPGFIKRSDLAWYASHHHDATGRNVDYSYSYLFAYGIDVPPGARTIQLPTNDAVRIMAISVANEDAAITPAHPLYDVLPAAAGGGRTQ
- a CDS encoding lactonase family protein, with the protein product MLHTLTRRSFLAASVQSVAAARWCTAEERSGTLVYMSSSDAKAGGGIYVGRWNAHDGTLAGYRRVADISTTFMTDNRGGGERFLYAGHQTGKDIGGLSGYRIALDGDLQPVNTVTAPGASFSHLACDRTGQCIVAPNYAAGFTLSAKIAQDGRLSDFISNIPQQGNGPIADRQAGPHPHGVAIAPNNRFAYINDLGADRIFIFRLDAAAGTITPADPPAFVMPAGSGPRHLAFHPNGRWAYSINELNSTLTLFHWSAQTGALTAIATTPTMSSGGDVAHNRAGEIAFDREGHFLYCCNRGAVEELPIFRVGPDGRLTFIARTSLHGTEARHFVVSTDDGFLLVANQFSNAVSIFQRDRGAGLLSLRNQTYPLRGASCVVFV
- a CDS encoding LacI family DNA-binding transcriptional regulator, with product MGIARSSNSVTLVDVAREAGVSLKTASRVLNREVSVSSSTLEKVQRAMAHLGYRPNELARGLKARKSATIGMVVKNLADPFAFNAVKAVQEVARVNGYIVILASSGWDPDVERSEVESLIRHQIEGLIISPVGSPKSNFLDIIPPDFHVVTLDQPMRKASFDSVMIDNRRSVRNAVQHLLEHGYERILALSTRPWLHTSVERIAGYRDAMRKAGLESRIALVEHESSITREWLDEVVLKQHKADAVITMNWVCTIAALRGLKHNDKRLRKDVAFVSFDDFDLADMIHPTVSAVRQPTEEFGYEAARLLIQRLKGTGPKTQQSIVLPTRFIARESCGCKPLNEDDARSPAKRVGLIAKRQ